One window of the Runella slithyformis DSM 19594 genome contains the following:
- a CDS encoding IS110 family transposase → MQTLEKQIKELIDSDPQLKSLFDNITSIPGVGTVTAAKCIVITDEFKKFENAKQLACHAGVVPFENSSGSSLHSKPKVSKKAHKGIKATLSNCVMSAMRYNTHFKAYYERKLKEGKNKFTVFNAMKNKLVRLIFSLAKQGKKYDENYTYSLV, encoded by the coding sequence TTGCAAACCCTCGAAAAGCAGATTAAAGAACTCATTGATTCTGATCCTCAGCTCAAATCACTCTTTGACAACATCACCTCTATTCCCGGAGTTGGTACTGTTACTGCGGCTAAATGTATTGTCATAACAGACGAATTTAAAAAGTTCGAGAATGCCAAACAACTGGCTTGCCATGCCGGGGTTGTACCTTTTGAAAATAGCTCTGGCAGCAGTTTACACTCAAAGCCCAAAGTCAGCAAAAAAGCTCACAAAGGAATAAAAGCCACCTTATCTAATTGTGTCATGTCAGCCATGAGATATAACACTCATTTTAAGGCTTACTATGAACGAAAACTCAAAGAAGGCAAAAACAAGTTCACCGTTTTTAATGCCATGAAGAACAAGCTGGTCAGGCTTATTTTTTCTTTAGCCAAGCAGGGTAAAAAATATGACGAAAATTATACTTATTCACTTGTTTGA
- a CDS encoding DUF7133 domain-containing protein, producing MKNSVWFQKKTLWLGTGLLMLYAQGCNVPKKNAAPKDVFADHVRTTDFRTPEQERKSFHLPPGFEITLFASEPHITKPINMEFDDRGRL from the coding sequence ATGAAAAATTCCGTTTGGTTTCAGAAAAAGACCCTATGGCTCGGCACAGGTCTGTTGATGCTGTATGCGCAGGGGTGCAACGTTCCTAAAAAGAACGCTGCCCCAAAAGACGTCTTTGCCGATCACGTGCGAACCACCGATTTCAGAACGCCGGAGCAGGAACGAAAAAGCTTTCATTTGCCGCCCGGTTTTGAAATCACTCTTTTTGCGTCGGAACCTCACATCACGAAGCCCATCAATATGGAGTTTGATGACCGGGGCCGCCTTTAG